The following proteins are co-located in the Argopecten irradians isolate NY chromosome 9, Ai_NY, whole genome shotgun sequence genome:
- the LOC138331505 gene encoding uncharacterized protein: MNDLPGIEVLFREHRRLANKLTKDEMKALRGYLNNCLMQEHGEMVFELDNLKTSYSAKVFDLEDKLAELQRELKFKTELLDQYKSSDTSLAMVHKQREKRLEHKQSFLLLDLEKGQDALKTLDAQKQMLENELQQKQKVIEEQNSKIDGLKLVIAEHNNIKNRNVEDREQKSNQEILKLKLEVDQRNKECQKLQGEKMQLSNAKNKLEGDLEEQSRQMNELQEAVQSNAKKMASKCEQLSMLQYQLDLEKKKMADYQKELQLKENYGQVTRRGSCEQDFNDIIKIRAESYRSQVQFLECRIKLLEEKIALYRNQVRDMSREITDINEDVTKSSHLKDRIFVHGTTIVEKIQRELHEHIVSRRLKLETSLDDVLRTAPVAISKEACEIRADALTLKKQAEVNRINDVLVRTSRLLTRVDACEKTKFSGKFLAGNAQGMQNGHVVNNNTRLTVGSGQSIQNGNTTHSNIRPKSEIRPKKDDSQERCFTIVTRKNSNGHLLSRPRQLNGSALPLWKRKHSLSMDSANCISPALIDLNLSPGSSPSPKDKKTFFTNGQASQATDSKRSLSDSSYNGM, translated from the exons TTCTGTTCCGGGAACACCGGCGGCTAGCAAATAAGTTAACGAAAGATGAAATGAAAGCTCTCCGGGGATACCTCAATAACTGTCTTATGCAGGAACATGGAGAGATGGTGTTTGAGCTGGATAATCTGAAAACGTCATACAGCGCAAAG GTGTTCGACCTTGAGGACAAATTGGCCGAACTGCAAAGGGAGTTAAAATTCAAAACTGAACTTCTCGACCAGTACAAATCCAGCGACACCAGTCTAGCTATGGTTCATAAACAGCGTGAGAAGAGACTAGAACACAAACAGTCATTTCTTCTTCTTGATCTTGAAAAGGGTCAAGACGCTTTAAAAACCCTCGATGCACAGAAGCAGATGCTCGAGAATGAATTACAACAAAAGCAAAAGGTAATTGAAGAACAGAATTCAAAGATTGATGGTTTGAAACTTGTAATTGCTGAACATAACAACATTAAAAACAGGAATGTTGAGGATCGTGAACAGAAATCGAACCAGGAAATCCTTAAGCTGAAACTAGAAGTAGATCAGCGTAATAAAGAATGCCAAAAGCTGCAGGGTGAGAAAATGCAACTTTCTAATGCAAAAAATAAACTGGAAGGAGATTTAGAGGAACAAAGCCGTCAGATGAACGAGCTACAAGAGGCCGTGCAGAGTAATGCTAAGAAAATGGCCTCCAAATGTGAACAATTGTCAATGCTTCAGTACCAGTTAGACCTTGAAAAGAAGAAAATGGCAGATTATCAAAAAGAACTTCAACTGAAAGAGAATTACGGTCAAGTCACGAGACGAGGTAGTTGTGAACAAGACTTTAATGATATCATTAAGATCAGGGCAGAATCCTACCGATCTCAGGTGCAATTTCTGGAATGTCGGATTAAATTACTGGAGGAAAAAATCGCATTGTATCGAAATCAAGTACGGGACATGAGTCGTGAGATAACCGATATTAACGAGGATGTCACCAAATCTTCACACCTCAAAGACAGGATATTTGTCCATGGAACGACTATTGTGGAAAAAATTCAAAGGGAGTTACACGAACATATTGTCTCAAGGAGGTTGAAACTTGAAACTTCCCTTGATGATGTTCTCAGAACGGCACCTGTTGCTATTTCGAAGGAAGCGTGCGAGATACGAGCTGATGCGCTGACATTGAAGAAGCAAGCAGAAGTGAACCGCATCAACGATGTGCTTGTGAGAACGTCTCGACTGCTTACAAGAGTAGATGCTTGTGAGAAAACGAAATTTTCTGGAAAGTTTTTGGCTGGGAACGCTCAAGGCATGCAAAATGGACACGTCGTAAATAACAATACACGTCTTACGGTCGGAAGTGGACAAAGTATTCAAAATGGAAATACTACCCACAGCAACATACGACCTAAATCAGAAATACGTCCAAAGAAGGATGACAGTCAAGAACGGTGCTTCACAATCGTCACAAGAAAAAATTCTAACGGACATCTTCTCTCGAGACCCCGTCAATTAAATGGGTCTGCACTTCCGCTCTGGAAACGGAAACACTCGTTATCTATGGACTCAGCAAATTGCATATCCCCAGCATTAATAGACCTGAACCTCAGTCCTGGAAGCTCGCCTTCTCCGAAAGATAAAAAGACTTTCTTCACAAATGGTCAGGCCTCTCAGGCTACGGATAGCAAGCGGTCTCTATCCGATTCGAGCTACAATGGCATGTAA